A window from Betta splendens chromosome 1, fBetSpl5.4, whole genome shotgun sequence encodes these proteins:
- the LOC114845898 gene encoding LOW QUALITY PROTEIN: small integral membrane protein 26 (The sequence of the model RefSeq protein was modified relative to this genomic sequence to represent the inferred CDS: substituted 1 base at 1 genomic stop codon) has translation MKVQDAVQWYKRASFVYAFGVWNVIGGLLYLKYKGPRQASTSDLNQLFVISSSETKPKKMEEPXYPFRVVYETPHSKTIITYKKDFVPFTTKISNPLQWFR, from the exons ATGAAGGTTCAGGACGCGGTCCAATGGTACAAACGAGCATCTTTCGTCTACGCCTTCGGTGTCTGGAACGTGATCGGAGGGCTCttgtatttaaaatacaaaGGTCCCAGGCAAGCcag TACAAGTGATCTGAATCAGTTATTTGTTATCTCTTCttcagaaacaaaaccaaagaaaatGGAAGAACCATAATATCCATTTCGAGTAGTGTATGAGACTCCTCACAGCAAGACCATCATAACATACAAGAAAGACTTTGTACCATTCACCACAAAAATCAGCAATCCCCTCCAGTGGTTCCGGTAA
- the dtd1 gene encoding D-aminoacyl-tRNA deacylase 1, with the protein MRAIVQRVTKATVTVGDEQVSSIGRGLCVLLGISTEDTQREADYIVRKILNLRLFEDENGRAWSKSVTDSGFEVLCVSQFTLQCILKGNKPDFHSAMPAELAQPFYNSILENMRSAYRPEYIKDGKFGARMQVHIQNDGPVTIELTSPTVDPKQLSKLEKQQQRKEKTRSKGPSESGRDKGALRPRPDPNASSGAEGDVSSEREP; encoded by the exons atgagAGCTATCGTGCAGAGGGTCACCAAAGCGACAGTGACAG tGGGGGACGAACAGGTCAGCTCAATAGGACGAGGGTTGTGTGTGCTCCTGGGTATTTCCACAGAGGACACCCAAAGGGAGGCTGACTACAT AGTACGGAAGATCCTCAACCTGCGCCTTTTTGAAGACGAGAATGGCCGAGCGTGGAGCAAAAGCGTCACAGACAGTGGCTTCGAGGTGCTGTGCGTCAGCCAGTTCACTCTGCAGTGTATACTTAAGGGCAATAAGCCAGACTTCCACTCAGCCATGCCCGCAGAGCTGGCTCAACCCTTCTACAACAGCATCCTGGAGAACATGAGGAGTGCTTACAGGCCAGAGTATATTAAGG ATGGGAAGTTTGGAGCCCGCATGCAAGTTCACATACAAAATGATGGCCCGGTAACCATTGAACTGACTTCACCCACTGTCGATCCAAAACAG CTGTcaaagctggagaagcagcagcagaggaaagagaagaCACGCTCCAAAGGTCCCTCTGAGTCGGGCAGGGACAAGGGCGCCTTGCGTCCCCGACCGGACCCCAACGCcagcagtggagcagagggCGACGTGTCATCAGAGCGGGAGCCTTAG